In Tachysurus fulvidraco isolate hzauxx_2018 chromosome 1, HZAU_PFXX_2.0, whole genome shotgun sequence, a single window of DNA contains:
- the rassf7b gene encoding ras association domain-containing protein 7b produces MELKVWVDGVQRVVCGLSEETSCQDVVIALAQAIGQTGRFVLVQKLRDKERQLVANERPLEALAKLGQLSSEVQFILRRTGPTSSEGSDLDRVPSLPKLLEPELPKSKVPKKAHSFNLGPSTSSQAFVKQPQNVPKDSPELRVPYGPPGSSHAQSGPSKEEVFRQILQQQSRLQDLQAHLEALDKQVWVLEQPSPPSFSPDLIEEINYLEDKFRQNEAELAHGEYWESEYHVEVQKEQTILKQLREFNIAIDEHNRRIHETETQTGRLEHEVQLQENRKNGMHHTQANVEHSLGQIREQLDMVQHQEYELNSSVLETEKDLKMAEELLQAKSRELDELNKELRQCNLQQFIQQAGGPAPQLSVPADDPELAYLMPDGQSDEDSNHSVLEFNPRTTAKQILGNPRSLQNPLVSSLHPEVLQSREVSWR; encoded by the exons ATGGAGCTAAAGGTGTGGGTGGATGGAGTGCAGCGGGTCGTCTGCGGCCTGTCCGAAGAAACGTCCTGCCAGGATGTGGTCATCGCTCTTGCTCAGGCAATAG GGCAAACAGGTCGTTTTGTCCTTGTCCAGAAGCTGAGGGACAAAGAACGCCAGCTTGTTGCTAATGAGCGTCCACTAGAAGCCCTGGCCAAGCTGGGCCAGTTGAGCAGTGAAGTACAGTTTATCCTGCGGCGCACTGGACCCACCAGCAGTGAGGGCTCTGACTTGGACCGAGTGCCTTCCTTGCCAAAACTTCTGGAACCAGAACTTCCGAAGAGTAAAGTACCCAAGAAGGCTCACAGCTTCAACCTGGGGCCATCTACCTCTTCACAAGCTTTTGTTAAGCAACCTCAAAATGTTCCAAAGGACTCTCCAGAGCTACGAGTGCCCTATGGTCCTCCTGGATCATCTCATGCCCAATCCGGCCCATCCAAAGAAGAGGTCTTCCGGCAGATTCTTCAGCAGCAAAGCAGACTGCAGGATCTCCAGGCCCACTTGGAAGCTCTGGACAAGCAGGTCTGGGTTTTGGAGCAACCTTCACCTCCAAGCTTTTCCCCAGACCTTATAGAGGAGATAAACTATCTTGAAGACAAATTTAGACAAAACGAGGCAGAACTGGCTCACGGGGAGTACTGGGAGTCTGAGTATCACGTTGAGGTTCAAAAAGAACAAACCATACTCAAACAATTAAGAGAGTTCAATATAGCTATAGATGAGCACAATCGGAGGATTCATGAAACAGAAACCCAGACCGGGAGACTTGAGCATGAAGTCCAGCTACAAGAGAACAGGAAAAATGGCATGCATCACACACAAGCTAACGTGGAGCATTCTCTGGGACAGATCAGGGAACAGCTAGACATGGTGCAGCATCAGGAATATGAACTGAACTCTTCTGTTCTGGAGACAGAAAAGGATCTCAAGATGGCAGAGGAACTGCTGCAG GCAAAAAGCAGAGAGCTGGATGAACTAAATAAGGAGCTACGTCAGTGTAATCTCCAGCAGTTCATCCAGCAGGCAGGAGGTCCTGCACCTCAGCTCAGTGTCCCAGCTGATGATCCAGAACTTGCTTACCTTATGCCTGATGGGCAGAGCGATGAAG ATTCAAATCACTCAGTGTTAGAGTTTAACCCTCGCACAACTGCCAAGCAGATCCTGGGAAACCCTCGCAGTCTGCAAAACCCACTGGTGTCCAGCCTCCATCCagagg